In Archangium violaceum, the following are encoded in one genomic region:
- a CDS encoding NAD(P)H-dependent oxidoreductase has translation MNTLIVLAHPDPHSLNAALARHAAATLERAGHSVQITDLYRAGWSAVLDRGDFPQLAKDERLRPVEASRVAYATGCQPPDVTAEQARLRWADLLILQFPMWWFTMPAILKGWFERVYAYGFAYGVGEHSETHWGDRYGEGMLVGKRAMLSVTVGGWASHYGPRGVNGPIDDLLFPINHGMLFYPGFDVLRPFVVYRADKLDAAGFDAATSTLGRRLATIMSEPPIPYRRQNHGDYNIPSLELRAGLGTGRSSFALHVDDAD, from the coding sequence ATGAACACGCTCATCGTCCTTGCTCACCCAGATCCCCACTCGCTCAATGCCGCGCTGGCGCGCCATGCGGCGGCGACGCTCGAGCGGGCCGGTCACTCGGTGCAGATCACCGATCTCTATCGCGCCGGCTGGTCGGCGGTGCTCGACCGCGGCGACTTCCCGCAGCTCGCCAAGGACGAGCGGCTGCGCCCTGTCGAGGCATCGCGCGTGGCCTATGCGACCGGCTGCCAGCCCCCTGACGTCACCGCGGAACAGGCCAGGCTGCGCTGGGCGGACCTGCTCATCCTCCAGTTCCCGATGTGGTGGTTCACCATGCCGGCGATCCTCAAGGGCTGGTTCGAGCGCGTCTATGCCTATGGCTTCGCCTACGGGGTCGGCGAGCATTCCGAGACACACTGGGGTGATCGCTACGGGGAGGGCATGCTCGTCGGCAAGCGGGCGATGCTGAGCGTCACGGTTGGCGGCTGGGCCTCGCACTACGGGCCGCGCGGGGTCAACGGGCCGATCGACGACCTCCTGTTCCCGATCAACCACGGGATGCTGTTCTACCCCGGCTTCGACGTGCTCCGGCCCTTCGTCGTCTACCGGGCCGACAAGCTCGATGCGGCCGGGTTCGATGCGGCCACATCGACGCTCGGGCGAAGGCTGGCGACGATCATGAGCGAGCCGCCCATTCCCTATCGGCGCCAGAATCATGGCGACTACAACATCCCGTCGCTCGAGCTTCGCGCGGGTCTTGGGACGGGGCGCTCGAGCTTCGCGCTGCATGTCGACGACGCGGACTGA
- a CDS encoding LysR family transcriptional regulator: protein MTAELQHLQTFVRVVERGSLSAVARELGVGQSTISRHLSALEASVGTPLLHRTTRHSALTEAGTRYYEEALRILELVDRAGEAARAAVGTAAGRLRVTCSSAFGILHVTRWLLAFQAEHPGVSIDLSLTDERADLVRDGFDLAIRIGTLHDSALVARKLGEARRVVVAAPAYLARHGTPRRPEDLARHNAIRFAGRPDIARLAFAARDGGTVTVRLQGDFEVNHGLAIREALLAGRGLAVAHWWLVADLVERGDLSVVLSHHRLATLPIHLLTVRGARATTRLRLLVDHLVSAAATIPGLERGGP, encoded by the coding sequence ATGACGGCAGAGCTTCAGCATCTGCAGACCTTCGTCCGCGTCGTCGAGCGCGGCAGCCTCAGCGCGGTCGCGCGTGAGCTCGGCGTCGGCCAATCGACGATCAGCCGCCACCTCAGCGCGCTCGAGGCAAGCGTCGGGACCCCGCTTCTCCATCGGACGACACGGCACAGCGCGCTCACCGAGGCGGGTACCCGCTATTACGAGGAAGCACTGCGCATCCTCGAGCTCGTCGACCGCGCCGGCGAGGCGGCGCGTGCCGCCGTCGGCACCGCGGCGGGACGGCTGCGTGTCACCTGTTCCTCCGCGTTCGGTATCCTGCATGTCACCCGGTGGTTGCTGGCCTTCCAGGCGGAGCATCCGGGCGTGAGCATCGATCTCAGCCTGACAGACGAACGCGCCGACCTCGTGCGCGACGGCTTCGACCTCGCGATCCGCATCGGCACCCTGCACGATAGCGCCCTGGTTGCGCGCAAGCTCGGTGAGGCGCGGCGCGTCGTCGTCGCCGCGCCGGCCTATCTGGCGCGCCATGGCACGCCGCGCCGGCCCGAGGACCTTGCCCGCCATAACGCGATCCGCTTCGCCGGCCGGCCCGACATCGCACGACTGGCGTTCGCCGCCCGGGACGGCGGCACCGTGACCGTCCGGTTGCAGGGCGACTTCGAGGTCAACCATGGGCTGGCGATCCGCGAGGCGCTGCTCGCCGGGCGCGGACTGGCGGTGGCGCATTGGTGGCTCGTCGCAGACCTCGTCGAGCGCGGCGACCTGTCCGTCGTCCTGTCGCACCACCGGCTCGCGACCCTGCCGATCCACCTGCTCACCGTGCGCGGCGCGCGGGCGACCACCCGGCTGCGCCTGCTCGTCGACCATCTCGTCAGCGCCGCCGCGACGATCCCGGGTCTCGAGCGCGGCGGGCCATGA
- a CDS encoding aldehyde dehydrogenase family protein, whose translation MERIDQIYIDGAFVTPHGDEWFNLFNPATEEVIGQVRLADAEDARRAIDAARRAFPAFSRTTRAERIAMLERMRAAVAACEDELFEAIVSEYGAPVSRARWMASHAHQVIGEMIEVLARYDFERQAGAARVVMQPMGVAGLITPWNNDAGFICGKLATALAAGCTAVLKPSEMSALQTRIVTRALHEARLPPGVFNIVTGRGEVVGAELSASPDVAKISFTGSTVVGKTILRAGAETLKRVTLELGGKSPMVVLDDADFATAVPLAVQAGFMNSGQACIAGTRILVPASRQAEFESLLAREVHATKSGDPRDADTAIGPMVSAKQWERVQRYIRLGINEGARLLVGGEGRPEGMERGWCVKPTVFTGVRNDMTIAREEIFGPVLSLITYRDEDEAVAIANDTTYGLHGYVASGDPQRGARVAARLEAGRVLVNTLAHEPKAPFGGFKQSGIGRENGPYGLEAYLEPKAVVVAAAR comes from the coding sequence ATGGAACGCATCGACCAGATCTACATCGACGGCGCCTTCGTCACCCCGCATGGCGACGAATGGTTCAACCTGTTCAACCCCGCCACCGAGGAGGTGATCGGTCAGGTGCGACTGGCCGATGCCGAGGACGCGCGTCGCGCCATCGACGCGGCCAGACGTGCCTTCCCGGCGTTCTCACGCACGACCCGGGCCGAGCGCATCGCGATGCTCGAGCGCATGCGGGCGGCGGTGGCCGCGTGCGAGGACGAGCTGTTCGAGGCCATCGTCAGCGAGTACGGCGCGCCGGTGTCGCGCGCCCGCTGGATGGCGAGCCATGCCCACCAGGTGATCGGCGAAATGATCGAGGTGCTGGCGCGGTACGACTTCGAGCGCCAGGCGGGGGCCGCGCGGGTGGTGATGCAGCCGATGGGCGTGGCCGGCCTGATCACTCCCTGGAACAACGACGCCGGCTTCATCTGCGGCAAACTGGCCACCGCGCTGGCCGCCGGTTGCACCGCGGTGCTCAAGCCCAGTGAGATGAGCGCGCTCCAGACGCGCATCGTCACCCGGGCACTGCACGAGGCCCGCCTGCCGCCCGGTGTATTCAACATCGTCACCGGGCGTGGCGAGGTGGTGGGCGCGGAGCTCAGCGCCTCGCCGGACGTGGCCAAGATTTCGTTCACCGGCTCGACCGTGGTGGGCAAGACCATCCTTCGCGCCGGCGCGGAAACCCTGAAACGGGTGACGCTGGAGCTGGGCGGCAAGTCGCCCATGGTGGTGTTGGACGATGCCGACTTCGCCACCGCGGTACCACTGGCGGTGCAAGCCGGGTTCATGAACAGTGGACAGGCATGCATCGCCGGTACCCGCATCCTGGTGCCGGCGTCTCGACAGGCCGAGTTCGAATCGCTGCTCGCCCGCGAAGTGCACGCGACGAAGTCCGGCGACCCGCGCGACGCCGACACCGCCATCGGCCCGATGGTGAGCGCGAAACAGTGGGAGCGCGTGCAGCGCTACATCCGCCTGGGCATCAACGAAGGCGCGCGCCTGCTGGTCGGCGGCGAAGGCCGGCCCGAGGGCATGGAACGTGGCTGGTGCGTGAAACCCACCGTGTTCACCGGCGTGCGCAACGACATGACCATCGCGCGCGAGGAGATCTTCGGGCCGGTGTTGTCGCTCATCACCTACCGTGACGAGGACGAGGCGGTTGCCATCGCCAACGACACGACCTACGGCCTGCACGGCTACGTGGCCTCTGGCGATCCCCAGCGCGGCGCGCGAGTGGCCGCGCGGCTCGAGGCCGGCCGCGTACTGGTCAACACCCTCGCCCACGAGCCCAAGGCCCCGTTCGGCGGCTTCAAGCAGTCCGGCATCGGCCGCGAGAACGGCCCGTATGGACTGGAGGCCTACCTGGAACCGAAGGCCGTGGTGGTGGCAGCCGCTCGATGA
- a CDS encoding LysR family transcriptional regulator: protein MHRSGLIELETVLAVARLGSFRAAARQLGMSTSAVSSAVAGLEARLRARLFHRTTRSVALTEAGQRYVQRIAPAVAEIRGANEDINSQPEAPAGTLRINAPRDAVRMIFEPLLLEYLHRYPQVNLDIVSEERMIDIVADGFDAGIRLAEAVPRDMVSVPLSEDLRMVVVGSPAYFAEHGKPRVPDDLTGHAAIRMRLSHGGLYRWELERRGEALEIDLPPRVALNDQHTVRQAARAGIGLAFLSEWHIADDLASGHLVTVLDDWCPSFPGLRLYYPRHRYVPAGLKALVELIREKNIGRRAAR, encoded by the coding sequence ATGCACCGCTCAGGACTGATCGAACTGGAGACCGTGCTCGCCGTCGCCCGTCTCGGCAGCTTCCGCGCCGCCGCCAGGCAACTGGGCATGTCCACCTCGGCGGTCAGCAGCGCGGTCGCTGGGCTGGAGGCGCGGCTGCGGGCGCGCCTGTTTCACCGCACCACCCGCAGCGTGGCGTTGACCGAGGCCGGCCAGCGCTACGTGCAGCGCATTGCTCCGGCGGTGGCGGAGATCCGCGGTGCCAACGAGGACATCAACAGCCAGCCCGAAGCCCCGGCCGGCACGCTGCGAATCAACGCGCCGAGGGACGCGGTGCGGATGATCTTCGAGCCCCTGTTGCTCGAATACCTGCACCGCTATCCGCAGGTGAATCTGGACATCGTCAGCGAGGAGCGGATGATCGACATCGTCGCCGACGGTTTCGACGCCGGCATCCGCCTGGCCGAAGCGGTGCCGCGGGACATGGTCTCCGTGCCGCTCAGCGAGGACCTGCGCATGGTTGTCGTCGGCTCACCCGCTTATTTCGCGGAACACGGCAAGCCGCGGGTGCCGGACGACCTGACCGGCCACGCCGCCATCCGCATGCGTCTGTCGCATGGCGGTCTGTATCGCTGGGAATTGGAGCGCCGCGGCGAGGCACTGGAGATCGATCTACCGCCGCGGGTGGCCCTCAACGATCAGCACACCGTGCGCCAGGCCGCCCGCGCGGGGATCGGCCTGGCGTTCCTGTCCGAGTGGCACATCGCCGATGACCTGGCCAGTGGCCACCTGGTGACCGTGCTGGACGACTGGTGCCCCTCCTTTCCAGGCCTTCGCCTGTATTACCCCAGGCACCGGTACGTACCGGCGGGATTGAAGGCGCTGGTGGAGCTGATCCGCGAGAAGAACATCGGTCGCCGCGCGGCGCGCTGA
- a CDS encoding alpha/beta fold hydrolase: protein MNSMRMGSWILGVLAAVLFLGAAPATAQVPTRDVWVEQEGLSFHGVYWNHGKKKTIIYIPGYGDPGTTGDSIFHRDLFADYAVLSIDPLNQGQSDHAIRADLVDLMNKVILAFMNQEGIHNAYLAGHSAGALQALAFEQAHPTRALNKVVLLDDGQISLGQVPPIQFLPDNVFGLPAGPYSVLQIEALFFDPSSSSMTYDEYITGLTAYTQFDVTETWPAVKKALLLTRDFSLPTIPPSLGVDASAADSAFQQAAMAFACNVKHARWIELAGATHNMWREPASSDAAAAHIARFLRP from the coding sequence ATGAACAGCATGAGAATGGGGTCATGGATATTGGGTGTTCTCGCCGCGGTGCTCTTCCTCGGAGCGGCTCCAGCCACGGCACAGGTTCCCACCCGAGACGTCTGGGTCGAGCAGGAGGGGCTCTCGTTCCACGGCGTGTACTGGAATCACGGCAAGAAGAAGACGATCATCTACATCCCCGGGTACGGCGACCCGGGCACCACCGGTGATTCGATCTTCCACCGGGACCTGTTCGCGGACTACGCCGTCCTCTCCATCGATCCGCTCAATCAGGGACAGTCGGACCACGCCATCAGGGCCGACCTCGTCGACCTGATGAACAAGGTCATCCTCGCCTTCATGAACCAGGAGGGGATTCACAACGCGTATCTGGCGGGACACTCCGCCGGTGCGCTGCAGGCGCTGGCCTTCGAGCAGGCGCATCCGACCCGGGCACTCAACAAGGTGGTGCTCCTCGATGACGGGCAGATCTCGCTGGGCCAGGTTCCGCCCATCCAGTTCCTCCCGGACAACGTCTTCGGCTTGCCGGCCGGACCCTACAGCGTGCTCCAGATCGAGGCCCTGTTCTTCGATCCCTCCTCCTCGAGCATGACGTATGACGAGTACATCACCGGGCTCACGGCCTACACCCAGTTCGATGTGACGGAGACCTGGCCGGCGGTGAAGAAGGCGCTGCTCCTCACCCGCGACTTCAGCCTGCCCACGATTCCGCCCTCCCTGGGTGTCGACGCGAGCGCCGCGGACTCGGCCTTCCAGCAGGCCGCGATGGCGTTCGCGTGCAACGTCAAGCATGCAAGGTGGATCGAGCTCGCCGGGGCCACCCACAACATGTGGAGGGAGCCAGCCTCGTCCGACGCCGCCGCCGCGCACATCGCCAGGTTCTTGCGCCCGTAA